One genomic segment of Deinococcus aestuarii includes these proteins:
- a CDS encoding winged helix-turn-helix transcriptional regulator, translating to MRELLGPKRFTDLRADLPGTSSTAPPPRPKDLGVVVREPLSPPAATRVYAPSEWGRELEPVLRALGGPLTDQAAGAHRW from the coding sequence GTGCGCGAGCTGCTCGGCCCGAAGCGGTTCACGGACCTCCGCGCCGACCTGCCCGGGACCAGCTCCACCGCGCCGCCGCCGCGGCCGAAGGACCTCGGTGTGGTCGTGCGCGAGCCGCTTTCCCCGCCCGCCGCGACCCGGGTCTACGCCCCGAGCGAGTGGGGCCGCGAGCTGGAGCCGGTCTTGCGGGCGCTGGGGGGCCCGCTCACCGACCAGGCCGCAG